One segment of Octopus sinensis linkage group LG27, ASM634580v1, whole genome shotgun sequence DNA contains the following:
- the LOC118768080 gene encoding zinc finger protein 675-like codes for MNNLTEPKNSDTREKPYQKPYRCDICGKSFSHNSDLTVHKRVHTGEKPYHYDVCGKSFIESDNCNKHKRLHIGEKPYRCDICGKSFSYNCDLTVHKRIHTGEKPYHCDICGKSFSCNSDLTKHKRIHTGEKPYRCDICGKSFSRRSLLTIHKRIHTGEKPYRCDICGKSFSCNSDLTVHKRIHTGEKPYRCDICGKSVSDNSTLSRHKRIHTGEKPYSCDVCGKSFADNSTLSRHKSIHTGEKPYHCDICGKSFSRRSVLTKHQCRIETISL; via the exons atgaataatttaactgAACCTAAAAACTCtgatacaagagagaaaccatatc agaagccatatcgttgtgatatctgtggtaaatcattttctcataatAGTGACCTGACTGTccataaacgtgttcatacaggagagaagccatatcattatgacgtctgtggtaaatccttcattGAAAGTGATAACTGCAATAAACACAAGCGCCTTCATattggggaaaaaccatatcgttgtgatatctgtgggaaatcattttcTTATAATTGTGACTTGACTgtccataaacgtattcatactggggaaaaaccatatcattgtgatatctgtggcaaatcattttcatGTAATAGTGACttgactaaacataaacgtattcatacaggagagaagccatatcgttgtgatatctgtggtaaatcattctctcgaagaagTCTCTTGACTatccataaacgtattcatacaggagagaagccatatcgttgtgatatctgtggcaaatcattttcatGTAATAGTGACTTGACTgtccataaacgtattcatacaggagagaagccatatcgttgtgatatctgtg gtaaatcggtTTCTGATAATAGCACTTTATCtcgacataaacgtattcatacaggagagaagccatatagttgtgatgtctgtggtaaatcatttgctgATAATAGCACTTTATCTCGACATAAGtctattcatactggggagaaaccatatcattgtgatatctgtggtaaatcattctctagaagaagtgtcctaactaaacaccagtgcaggatagaaaccatatcattgtga
- the LOC118768079 gene encoding zinc finger protein 681-like: MNNLTKPKTPDTREKPYHCDVCGKSFGEERVLTKHKCIQRGGKSHHCDRIHTKENPYQCDICGKSFSDNSTLTSHKYTHTGEKPYHCNICGKSFSQNSALTRHKRIHSGEKPYHCDICGKSFSSSSHLTKHKRLHTGDKLYH, translated from the exons ATGAATAATTTGACTAAACCAAAAACCCCTGATacaagagagaagccatatcattgtgatgtctgtggtaagtcattcggTGAAGAAAGAGTCTTAAccaaacacaaatgcattcagAGAGGAGGGAAATcacatcactgtgat cgtattcatactaaGGAAaacccatatcagtgtgatatttgtggtaaatcattttctgataatagcactttaactagtcacaaatatactcatacaggagagaagccatatcactgtaatatctgcggtaaatcattctctca AAATAGTGCTTTAACtagacacaagcgtattcattcag gtgagaaaccatatcattgtgatatctgtggtaaatcattctctagtaGTAGCCATTTGACTAAACACAAGCGCCTTCATACAGgggacaaattatatcattga